Proteins from a genomic interval of Desulfofustis limnaeus:
- a CDS encoding phosphotransferase, translating to MGITTYLFHRSEDLDAQRFNMFFLDMGENIHFHYRDLRIELSVPEFIELTGLFNDYAKQVLQEIDAGYRDGVLANTNETETLKTFWDKDRPLVHPVAYHEKDLAIEETKDGYHLHIRNYKILLSKESFKALAHAMAETDLLLRRGTLVRDPLQLLEQNELEPRLLSRTSLGEQDELIIAVAKTYRKKAFQVLRAIGFQQEDTQPNGYAFSREKTWVLIVDPTVSQPAVRSATSSTAAMVSLPRFLAAHGVELDANQLNTLKLRILFLLKQSAHGHLFPFRLQDLYINRKTLTPAVDLFASPPAVDAEAQIEAFSKLLVSHKLFFIKPDKQLLTPDQSTAVHDAFFRFVNESIACHEYVRKIILLGSSTNKRLGRYQVPFVHFDWAKINSDFDIYVELEPDYQGPLPESWQKKFYWSRAGSDYYHFGDIGNGMSSELATSYPGLRFYEHLVEGYLFDYRRGDRKKRDAWLKELKGHCIFRRDKIADWVRRHYPIQAIETEPFTVASFNQVHLVRAGASSFVLKRYSDKYLSSKEKQRVSYEIELLDALKDSSLEIALPIRNSNGSYISRMEKDQAVLFSFVPGEAVADPSESQVRAAGRMLARFHLAAQPLQSKRARQHSNKEPLLYWSKAWEQYQADAVVGTDVTLDAAAYRNRLERLKTPAGHCHGDLSVVNYLFEGDWCRLIDFQNICYGPLVVDLANGMIEFCARKNAFLEANLSFFRQGYEDVRPLSEEEDANLLDLLILQAIVRQAKLIRLHFGGFGYDLKTGRLLGLQKGLKHLLGTKPDQDSPASG from the coding sequence ATGGGAATCACCACCTATCTGTTTCACCGCTCCGAAGACCTCGATGCACAACGGTTCAACATGTTCTTCCTGGACATGGGAGAAAACATCCATTTTCACTACCGAGATCTCCGTATCGAGCTGTCCGTCCCCGAGTTCATTGAACTCACCGGGCTTTTCAACGACTACGCCAAGCAGGTTCTGCAAGAAATCGACGCTGGCTACCGTGACGGGGTATTGGCCAACACCAACGAGACGGAGACGTTGAAAACGTTTTGGGACAAAGACCGTCCGCTCGTCCACCCAGTCGCCTACCACGAAAAGGATCTGGCCATCGAAGAGACAAAAGACGGGTATCATCTCCACATCCGCAACTACAAGATCCTACTCAGTAAGGAGTCATTCAAGGCTCTCGCTCACGCCATGGCCGAAACAGACCTGCTGCTGCGCCGCGGTACCCTGGTGCGTGACCCGCTGCAACTGCTCGAGCAGAACGAGCTCGAGCCCCGCCTCTTGAGCCGCACCTCTTTGGGCGAACAAGACGAATTGATTATCGCGGTCGCAAAAACGTATCGCAAAAAAGCGTTCCAGGTGCTCAGAGCCATCGGCTTTCAGCAGGAAGACACACAGCCGAACGGCTATGCGTTCAGCCGGGAGAAAACCTGGGTACTGATAGTCGACCCGACCGTCTCCCAGCCGGCGGTCCGCTCAGCCACCAGCAGCACGGCTGCGATGGTGAGCTTGCCCCGTTTTCTCGCGGCACACGGTGTCGAACTTGACGCCAATCAACTCAACACCCTGAAACTGAGAATCCTCTTTCTGCTCAAACAGTCAGCTCACGGCCACCTCTTTCCGTTCCGCCTGCAGGATCTCTACATCAATCGAAAAACACTCACCCCGGCTGTCGACCTTTTTGCATCCCCACCGGCGGTAGATGCCGAAGCACAAATAGAGGCGTTCAGCAAACTGCTCGTCTCCCATAAACTATTCTTCATCAAGCCGGACAAGCAGTTGCTCACGCCAGACCAGAGCACCGCCGTTCATGACGCCTTTTTCCGTTTCGTCAACGAGTCCATCGCCTGTCACGAGTATGTGCGCAAAATTATCCTCCTCGGTTCTTCAACAAACAAGCGGCTGGGCAGATACCAGGTCCCGTTCGTCCATTTCGACTGGGCCAAGATCAATTCCGACTTCGACATCTACGTGGAGTTAGAGCCCGATTACCAAGGGCCGCTTCCGGAAAGCTGGCAAAAAAAGTTCTACTGGAGCCGCGCCGGATCCGATTACTACCACTTTGGCGACATCGGCAACGGCATGTCTTCCGAGCTGGCAACGTCCTATCCCGGACTCCGTTTTTACGAACACCTGGTGGAAGGCTACCTGTTCGACTACCGTCGCGGAGACAGGAAAAAGCGCGACGCTTGGCTCAAGGAATTAAAAGGACATTGTATCTTCAGAAGAGACAAGATAGCCGATTGGGTCAGGCGCCACTATCCGATCCAGGCTATCGAAACAGAACCGTTCACGGTGGCCTCTTTCAATCAGGTCCATCTGGTGCGGGCCGGTGCTTCCTCGTTCGTTCTGAAACGGTACTCTGACAAATATCTCTCAAGCAAAGAAAAGCAACGGGTTTCATACGAAATCGAGCTACTCGACGCCCTCAAGGACAGCTCGCTGGAGATTGCCTTGCCGATACGCAACAGCAATGGATCGTATATCTCCCGGATGGAAAAGGACCAGGCGGTATTGTTCAGCTTTGTCCCCGGAGAGGCCGTCGCCGATCCGAGCGAATCGCAGGTCCGGGCCGCCGGCCGGATGCTGGCCCGTTTTCACCTGGCGGCTCAGCCCTTGCAGAGCAAGCGGGCCCGGCAGCACAGTAATAAAGAACCGCTGCTCTACTGGTCCAAAGCTTGGGAACAATATCAGGCGGACGCGGTTGTCGGCACCGATGTCACGCTCGATGCCGCAGCCTACCGAAATCGGCTTGAACGGCTGAAAACGCCGGCCGGCCACTGCCACGGCGACCTGTCCGTCGTCAACTACCTCTTCGAAGGCGATTGGTGTCGGCTGATCGATTTTCAGAACATCTGCTACGGGCCGCTGGTGGTGGATCTGGCCAATGGCATGATCGAGTTCTGTGCCCGGAAAAACGCTTTTCTCGAGGCCAATCTGTCCTTTTTCCGCCAAGGCTACGAGGACGTGAGGCCGCTCTCCGAAGAGGAAGATGCGAACCTCCTCGACCTGTTAATTCTGCAGGCCATCGTCAGACAGGCCAAACTGATCCGCCTGCATTTCGGCGGATTCGGCTATGACCTGAAAACCGGACGGCTACTCGGGTTGCAAAAGGGCCTCAAACATCTGCTCGGCACCAAACCCGACCAGGATTCACCAGCGTCCGGCTAG